Proteins from one Flammeovirgaceae bacterium genomic window:
- the sucC gene encoding ADP-forming succinate--CoA ligase subunit beta — MNIHEYQGKEILKKYGVAIQRGIVADTPDKAVAAAKELQNETGTKWFVVKSQIHAGGRGKGKVKETGSNGVVLAKGIDEVMEKAKAILGGTLVTHQTGPEGKVVNKVLIAEDVYYPGASEPKEYYMSILLDRATSRPVIMASTEGGMNIEDVAAETPEKIIKEWIDPMMGLQPFQARKVAFALGLEGAAFKAMVKFIHALYAAYIGLDASMFEINPVLKTSDDKILAVDSKVNLDDNALFRHKDLEELRDISEEDPLEVEAGKSGLNYVKLDGNVGCMVNGAGLAMATMDIIKLSGGEPANFLDVGGGANAETVEAGFRIILKDPNVKAILINIFGGIVRCDRVASGVVEAYKKVGNIPVPIIVRLQGTNAEEGAKIIKESGLKVFSAILLKDAAAKITEVLA; from the coding sequence ATGAACATACACGAATACCAGGGCAAAGAGATTCTAAAAAAATATGGCGTTGCCATCCAGCGGGGCATTGTGGCCGACACTCCCGACAAGGCGGTGGCGGCCGCCAAAGAGCTTCAAAACGAGACCGGCACGAAGTGGTTTGTAGTAAAATCCCAAATCCATGCCGGTGGCCGTGGAAAAGGCAAGGTAAAGGAGACCGGCTCCAACGGGGTGGTGCTGGCCAAGGGCATCGATGAGGTGATGGAGAAGGCCAAGGCCATCCTGGGGGGCACGCTGGTGACGCACCAGACCGGCCCGGAGGGCAAGGTGGTGAACAAGGTGCTCATTGCCGAAGACGTGTATTACCCCGGGGCATCCGAGCCCAAGGAATATTATATGAGCATCCTTTTGGACCGCGCCACCAGCAGGCCGGTGATCATGGCCTCCACGGAGGGCGGCATGAACATTGAGGACGTGGCGGCCGAGACCCCGGAGAAGATCATCAAGGAATGGATAGACCCCATGATGGGGCTACAGCCCTTTCAGGCCCGCAAGGTGGCCTTTGCGCTGGGTTTGGAGGGGGCGGCCTTCAAGGCCATGGTAAAGTTCATCCACGCCCTGTATGCCGCCTACATTGGCCTGGACGCCTCCATGTTTGAGATCAACCCCGTGCTCAAGACCTCTGATGACAAAATCCTGGCGGTGGACTCCAAGGTAAACCTGGACGACAATGCGCTTTTCAGGCACAAGGATTTGGAGGAACTGCGGGACATATCGGAGGAAGACCCCCTGGAGGTGGAGGCCGGGAAATCGGGCCTCAACTACGTGAAGCTGGACGGCAATGTGGGCTGTATGGTAAACGGGGCCGGGCTGGCCATGGCGACCATGGACATCATCAAGCTTTCCGGTGGGGAGCCGGCCAACTTCCTCGATGTGGGCGGGGGCGCCAATGCCGAGACCGTGGAGGCAGGGTTCAGGATCATTTTAAAAGACCCGAACGTGAAGGCCATACTCATCAATATTTTTGGTGGCATTGTGCGGTGCGACCGGGTGGCCAGCGGGGTGGTGGAAGCCTACAAGAAGGTGGGCAATATACCCGTGCCCATCATTGTGCGCCTGCAGGGCACCAATGCCGAGGAGGGGGCCAAAATCATCAAGGAATCCGGTTTAAAGGTATTTTCGGCCATTTTGCTGAAGGATGCGGCCGCCAAGATCACCGAGGTACTGGCCTGA